Proteins from a single region of Osmia bicornis bicornis unplaced genomic scaffold, iOsmBic2.1, whole genome shotgun sequence:
- the LOC123989053 gene encoding uncharacterized protein LOC123989053 — MLKEAYQQCQDLDAKIVAMADLQARSTLQYFVDNHFERCEECYQESLDYMSEILDKTSSTQETASEKGNLQPVKLRSQSLLPQIQLPSFDGTFEQWESFRDKFQSIVINDNSLSNVERLHFLCSALTGDAKKAVNHLPTTDANFEVAWQLVKNRYENKRRLLSTYLNNLFSLPQVTSESAKELCSLRDQLNVSIHGLKNLKRPVEHWDDVIVFLGTQKLDRSSRKAWELQFGDTSELSTYVEFDKFLESRVRALESISPIKTDKPENVTVKSKPKTISTNTSTVSPIICPVCKQNHLLYQCQTFQALEPSERFKLIKSQRRCVNCFSREACERTMPQSKKL, encoded by the coding sequence ATGCTAAAAGAGGCATACCAACAGTGCCAAGACCTGGACGCGAAAATCGTCGCCATGGCGGATCTACAAGCCAGATCAACTCTTCAGTACTTCGTCGACAACCATTTCGAAAGATGTGAGGAGTGCTATCAGGAGTCCCTGGACTACATGTCGGAGATCCTGGATAAGACATCCTCGACCCAGGAGACAGCATCCGAGAAAGGGAATCTTCAACCAGTGAAGCTACGCTCGCAATCGTTGCTGCCTCAAATCCAGCTGCCGTCTTTCGATGGAACCTTCGAACAATGGGAGAGTTTCCGAGATAAGTTTCAATCtatagtaattaatgataattctTTGTCAAATGTTGAGCGTTTGCATTTTCTTTGTTCCGCTTTAACCGGCGACGCAAAAAAAGCAGTTAATCATTTACCTACCACCGATGCAAATTTCGAGGTCGCGTGGCAGTTAGTTAAAAATAGATACGAAAACAAACGCCGGTTACTTTCGacctatttaaataatttgttttcgtTACCGCAAGTGACCTCTGAATCTGCGAAAGAGCTCTGCAGTTTACGCGATCAGTTAAACGTTTCGATACacggtttgaaaaatttgaaacgacCCGTCGAACATTGGGACGACGTAATTGTTTTCCTCGGTACACAAAAACTTGACCGTTCCTCCCGAAAGGCGTGGGAGTTACAATTCGGTGATACATCAGAATTGTCTACTTATGTCGAATTCGACAAGTTTTTGGAGTCTCGAGTTCGGGCTTTAGAGTCAATATCGCCAATAAAAACTGATAAACCGGAAAACGTAACTGTTAAATCAAAACCGAAAACAATTTCAACGAACACGTCTACCGTGTCGCCAATTATATGTCCTGTATGTAAACAGAACCACTTGTTATATCAATGTCAAACATTTCAGGCGCTTGAGCCATCCGAAcggtttaaattaattaaatcccaACGAAGATGCGTTAATTGTTTTTCCCGCGAAGCATGCGAAAGAACAATGCcacagtcaaagaagctgtaA